A genomic window from Solanum stenotomum isolate F172 chromosome 10, ASM1918654v1, whole genome shotgun sequence includes:
- the LOC125842264 gene encoding cyclin-dependent kinase F-4-like isoform X2: protein MERYKVIKEVGNGTFGSVWRALNKQSGEVVAIKKMKKKYYSWEECINLREVKSLRKMSHPNIVKLKEVIRENDILYFVFEYMECNLYHLMKDRPKLFLESEVRNWCFQIFQGLANMHQRGYFHRDLKPENLLVSKDTIKIADFGLAREINSKPPYTEYVSTRWYRAPEVLLQSPIYGPAVDMWAMGAIMAELLTLRPLFPGSSEADEIYKICSVIGTPSKSEWAHGHELAGAINYQFPQIPGVNLSVLLPSASEDAINLITSLCSWDPCKRPTAVEVLQHRFFQSCFYVPPSLRSKTAVARTPPSAGMKGSSEQKTNRWSSSTLTNPKPSSNFSPIKSQFSPGVQRKLQMNYQDATRNDKPLKGPPIKQQPAKYRPPARNAPLVGSTAKTRVSDAAEKLANMTIGSGRASIKQSFPQPMKAGGLHGQHDLFLGRSQDILPGRSYSRKVAG from the exons ATGGAAAG GTACAAGGTAATTAAGGAAGTTGGTAATGGTACATTTGGGAGTGTGTGGCGAGCTTTAAATAAACAGTCTGGTGAAGTG GTTGCaattaagaaaatgaagaagaagtatTATTCATGGGAAGAATGCATCAACTTGAGAGAAGTTAAG TCATTGAGGAAAATGAGCCATCCAAATATCGTTAAGCTCAAGGAAGTGATTAGGGAGAATGACATATTATACTTTGTGTTCGAATACATG GAGTGCAACTTATATCACCTTATGAAGGATAGGCCTAAGCTTTTCTTAGAATCAGAAGTGAGAAATTGGtgctttcaaatatttcaaggTCTTGCAAACATGCATCAACGTGGATATTTCCATCGTGACCTTAAGCCAG AGAACTTGCTGGTTTCAAAAGATACAATAAAAATTGCTGATTTCGGTCTTGCTCGGGAGATCAATTCTAAGCCCCCATATACAGAATATGTCTCAACACGCTG GTATCGTGCCCCTGAAGTTCTTCTACAATCACCAATATATGGTCCCGCTGTCG ATATGTGGGCAATGGGTGCAATAATGGCTGAGCTATTAACTCTTCGTCCTCTATTCCCTGGTTCAAG TGAAGCAGATGAGATTTACAAAATATGCAGTGTTATAGGTACTCCATCAAAGAGTGAATGGGCTCATGGGCATGAACTTGCTGGTGCAATCAATTATCAGTTTCCACAG ATACCCGGTGTAAATCTGTCTGTGTTACTCCCATCTGCCAGTGAGGATGCAATTAATCTAATCACT TCACTTTGTTCGTGGGATCCTTGCAAGAGGCCAACAGCGGTCGAAGTTCTTCAGCACCGTTTCTTTCAG AGTTGCTTTTATGTACCTCCATCATTGCGCTCTAAGACTGCTGTCGCTAGGACGCCTCcatctg CTGGAATGAAGGGTTCCTCAGAGCAAAAAACCAACAGGTGGTCTTCCAGTACTTTAACCAACCCAAAACCTAGTAGCAACTTCTCTCCCATCAAGTCGCAATTTAGCCCag GTGTCCAGAGGAAGTTGCAAATGAATTATCAG GATGCAACTAGGAATGATAAACCCCTGAAAGGACCTCCTATTAAACAACAACCAGCAAAATATCGTCCTCCTGCAAGGAATGCCCCTT TGGTTGGTTCTACGGCGAAAACTCGTGTTTCTGATGCTGCTGAGAAGCTTGCCAACATGACCATTGGCTCTGGTAGAGCATCTATAAAGCAGTCATTCCCTCAACCCATGAAGGCTGGAGGGTTACATGGGCAGCATGACTTGTTCTTGGGACGATCTCAAGATATTCTGCCTGGAAGAAGCTATTCAAGGAAAGTCGCTGGATAA
- the LOC125842264 gene encoding cyclin-dependent kinase F-4-like isoform X1, whose protein sequence is MERYKVIKEVGNGTFGSVWRALNKQSGEVVAIKKMKKKYYSWEECINLREVKSLRKMSHPNIVKLKEVIRENDILYFVFEYMECNLYHLMKDRPKLFLESEVRNWCFQIFQGLANMHQRGYFHRDLKPENLLVSKDTIKIADFGLAREINSKPPYTEYVSTRWYRAPEVLLQSPIYGPAVDMWAMGAIMAELLTLRPLFPGSSEADEIYKICSVIGTPSKSEWAHGHELAGAINYQFPQIPGVNLSVLLPSASEDAINLITSLCSWDPCKRPTAVEVLQHRFFQSCFYVPPSLRSKTAVARTPPSAGMKGSSEQKTNRWSSSTLTNPKPSSNFSPIKSQFSPAGVQRKLQMNYQDATRNDKPLKGPPIKQQPAKYRPPARNAPLVGSTAKTRVSDAAEKLANMTIGSGRASIKQSFPQPMKAGGLHGQHDLFLGRSQDILPGRSYSRKVAG, encoded by the exons ATGGAAAG GTACAAGGTAATTAAGGAAGTTGGTAATGGTACATTTGGGAGTGTGTGGCGAGCTTTAAATAAACAGTCTGGTGAAGTG GTTGCaattaagaaaatgaagaagaagtatTATTCATGGGAAGAATGCATCAACTTGAGAGAAGTTAAG TCATTGAGGAAAATGAGCCATCCAAATATCGTTAAGCTCAAGGAAGTGATTAGGGAGAATGACATATTATACTTTGTGTTCGAATACATG GAGTGCAACTTATATCACCTTATGAAGGATAGGCCTAAGCTTTTCTTAGAATCAGAAGTGAGAAATTGGtgctttcaaatatttcaaggTCTTGCAAACATGCATCAACGTGGATATTTCCATCGTGACCTTAAGCCAG AGAACTTGCTGGTTTCAAAAGATACAATAAAAATTGCTGATTTCGGTCTTGCTCGGGAGATCAATTCTAAGCCCCCATATACAGAATATGTCTCAACACGCTG GTATCGTGCCCCTGAAGTTCTTCTACAATCACCAATATATGGTCCCGCTGTCG ATATGTGGGCAATGGGTGCAATAATGGCTGAGCTATTAACTCTTCGTCCTCTATTCCCTGGTTCAAG TGAAGCAGATGAGATTTACAAAATATGCAGTGTTATAGGTACTCCATCAAAGAGTGAATGGGCTCATGGGCATGAACTTGCTGGTGCAATCAATTATCAGTTTCCACAG ATACCCGGTGTAAATCTGTCTGTGTTACTCCCATCTGCCAGTGAGGATGCAATTAATCTAATCACT TCACTTTGTTCGTGGGATCCTTGCAAGAGGCCAACAGCGGTCGAAGTTCTTCAGCACCGTTTCTTTCAG AGTTGCTTTTATGTACCTCCATCATTGCGCTCTAAGACTGCTGTCGCTAGGACGCCTCcatctg CTGGAATGAAGGGTTCCTCAGAGCAAAAAACCAACAGGTGGTCTTCCAGTACTTTAACCAACCCAAAACCTAGTAGCAACTTCTCTCCCATCAAGTCGCAATTTAGCCCag CAGGTGTCCAGAGGAAGTTGCAAATGAATTATCAG GATGCAACTAGGAATGATAAACCCCTGAAAGGACCTCCTATTAAACAACAACCAGCAAAATATCGTCCTCCTGCAAGGAATGCCCCTT TGGTTGGTTCTACGGCGAAAACTCGTGTTTCTGATGCTGCTGAGAAGCTTGCCAACATGACCATTGGCTCTGGTAGAGCATCTATAAAGCAGTCATTCCCTCAACCCATGAAGGCTGGAGGGTTACATGGGCAGCATGACTTGTTCTTGGGACGATCTCAAGATATTCTGCCTGGAAGAAGCTATTCAAGGAAAGTCGCTGGATAA